The DNA segment CATAGACTCATTCACAGAAGACCCCTAAATTCCCTTCTTCCTTTAGTGCCAGTTTTCCCCCAAAGCCTGCTCTCCCACAGATGTCTCAAGCAATCTGTTTACACCATCCTGGGTAGTTCTACATCAAGCTGGAAGAATGGAATCACAGTTAAGATTTAATGCAGGGTTTGGGTTAGTAAATAGAGCTTTGATATTTGTTGAATCCCTTTCCAGGGGGACAGCAGCAATCCAAGATTTAAGCCAGCAAATTGATTTTGACACCACCCCAGTTGCTATTAAAGCCTCCCTAAAACATTTCCACAGACACACCCCACCTTATCTTTGTTAAGaataattttggtttctttccccttttttgagGCACATCCATTTACAACCCAAGCCAAAAGAACTTTGTGGGGCACATCCTCACCTGTCTGGCGGTCCAGGGCCTGGGTGAACTGGTTGATGGCAGGAGGCACCTTTAGGCGTTTGTAGAGGATGGACCTCTGGCGCTGCAGCCGAATGTAGCGTGGCCATTTCACAAACCGGGTGAGGTCACGCTTGGGCTGGATATCCTGTCCTAAAAAAACACAGCCTTTAGCTCAGGGCTGCCCCAaatccagagcagcagcacaagaatGGTACAGAAGCATCAGTGATCTTGGTGGTAATGTGTCAGCACGACCACTCAGATAGCAAATATTCTTTCACATCATCTGCATCTTGTACAAGAACAGCACTGCACAAAGTCTGGagtgatttttaatgtttatatcTTTGCATCTGTTCATTgaacaagaaaaacacatgGGAGCAGCTATCCCAAACATCCACTTACTCACCAATGCCAAAATTCTTGGGCCTCTTCTCAAAGAGGGGATTGACAACCTTCTTGGCCTCCTGCTTCTTGACTACAGCAGGGGCCGGTGCCACCTTCTTGCCCTTGGCCTTCTTTCCTTTCGGCTGCAAGCAAGAAACacactctgttttctttttcctccgAAACTCGCGTGCTTAGGCAAATTACCAGCCCACCctggaaatgcatttattttagcaGGCATTTCACCAGCATGGCCGATTTCCATGCTCgccctgctctcccagagaAAATTCTTCGCTTTACGCTTACAAGTTTTATAAACCATCCCGCGAGGGAAGAAGATTAAAGCGAGCGTGATGATGGCTTCTCCCGGCCTGGCTCTCTCCGATAGCAGCGGAGATGCCCCCACGGCGCATTACAGACCACGGGAGCCGAATGCCCCGTGAATGCCCCGCGGCCTGCCCGAGCCGGCAGCAGCCGCAGCTTCCCGGCCCGGGAGGGCAGGCCCATACGCGGCCTTCCCCACCACCGCGAATCGGGCACGAAACACCGCTCCACCGCCTCCCCCGGCAGCCGAGCACCCTCGCGGCGCTGCCGCGGCCCATCGGCAGCAGCAGATGACGGCGGGCTGCCACAGATGGCGGCGGATGGCCCCAGCCCccccccgcgccgccgccaTCACTCACCATCTTGGGCGGCTGGAGAGAAAGGGGGAGCGGTGCATGTCGGGAGATATCTACAGCGCGCGAGATCTCGCGAGAGCGCGGAtgggcggggccggggccggggccggggccgggcggggaggCGCGGCCATGGCGCAGCCCCGGGTGCTGCCCCAGAGCAAGGAGACCCTGCTGCAGTCCTACAATAAGCGCCTCAAGGACGATGTCAAGTCCATCATGGACAACTTCACCGAGATCATCAAGACGGCCAAGGTGGGCCTGAGCGGGCCGGCTGCTAAGCGGAGAAGGGCGGGGGCACGCGAAGAAGAAGGGCCTGTGAGGGGAGAGCAAAGGCCgtgagcagagaggggaggaCCTTTCGCAGAATCCCGAGTGTTAAAGGCTTtaaagggaccttaaagatcatctcctTCTGCCccgtgccatgggcagggacaccttccaccagagcaCCTTGCCCCAACCCCtattcaacctggccttgaacactaTGCGAATTGAACTGTAATTAACATACAGATGTGAATTTCACATATATAATGTGTGATCTCATTTCATACATATAGGAAATTCACACATATGCACATAGATATTCCCATATATTATATCTTGCAACATAGTAATTGTCtatttggattttaaatgtGCAGAGGTAGATTTgtgtacttttttctttagatCGAGGATGAAACTCAAGTCTCTCGAGCAACCCAGGGTGAACAAGATAACTACGAGATGCATGTCAGAGCTGCAAATATTGTGAGTAGCATTGAACTGTTCAGCCCTGTGGGCAGCACGtcctgcaggggctgctgggtTCATTTTTGGGTCTTTATAACACTCCCAAGGACTGCTGTCAGGAAATTCACTTCATGTTTGGGGTGGCTGGGGAAGGCTGGGTCAGGATTCTGTCAGAATTCTCACATATTACGGGATTTTTTATCCAAAGTTTGGGCTGAAGGAGAAGCTTAAAAGATCTTGGAACTGGAGCAAAGCCCTGTTCTGATGTGTGATTTTTCTCGCTGCTGCAAGGTCCGAGCTGGCGAGTCCCTGATGAAGCTTGTGTCTGACCTGAAGCAGTTCTTGATCCTCAATGATTTCCCCTCTGTGAATGAGGCCATCAACCAGCGCAACCAGCAGCTGAGGAGTCTGCAGGAGGAGTGTGACAAAAAGCTGATTGCACTGCGGGATGAGATCTCCATTGACCTGTACGAGCTAGAAGAAGAATATTACTCTTCCAGGTACAAATAGGGCAGTGGACTCTGCCTTACAACTCCAGTCATTTTTGGGGTAGTTAGTCCAGACCATCAAGTAGCCCTTAGAGTATAGCTGTTGAGAATGTTCCCAAAAATTTCCAGTTCTACTTTTAATTAGGTCAAACTCTTTTTCTGCAACTAAAGCAACTGCCTTTTCCTTGTGGAAACCCTCCAGGGTATAAATGTCCTGGTGAAGGAGGTGTTCACAGCATCCCAGGTTTGGTAGGTAATTTCCTTAGACTTCTGTTGTAATCATTAGAAGAGAAGATGAATTTCCTTGGGGGAAATCCCTCTGAAGGAGCCTCTGGCTCTCTCCCTACAGAGACCAGCTTGCTGAGCTGGGTCCTGATGTCACCTCACCTTCGTGGTGAGTCCTTTCACAAGTGACCTGGTCACACACTgtgccttttccttcccagtccACTGCCCCCAGCTGCCTCCAGTCCTTCTGGGGTCAATATTTGCAAGGAGCAAAAAGACTTGCTCAGTTTCATTGAATTATGAAGTATTGTGATAGGATTTTCTAAGGAATTACTTATTACTGATTTGTTTATgggatttttaatatttttaaaagccttttatttAGCAAACAGACTTTAAAGAATTcagacactttattttttatttttttttgtcatgcaCTCCAGCACTTCTAGTTAATGATGCagtaaatgaaagcagaagaaaacaaatataaaccTGGTTATTTTGGCTGCACTTTCCAAGCTAAGTGAAGTCAGTGCAATAATTCTAGGACATCTAAACAAacatttaacttttaaaaatcttacttAAAACTTTACTGACcaggtttttctctgtgtgtttgccttttccttttttctaagAATGCTGAATGCCTGTAACCCCAGCTAAATCAACTAAATTGCTCAATATCTTTGAAAGCAAGGCCATTGTTTATGAgtaatatatgtattttaagaGTAAAAAGATAATAATATGACACAGCTTAGAAGTAAAagttcagaattatttttcaaacttcATTCAGTTTTTTGAGGAGGTTGTGATGATCACAAACACAAGCACCTGAGAAGGTGCTGATATGTCCATGAGATAGCAGTGAGCTTATCCAAAGGGATGTGGTGTGGGATGAGAGTGCCCCACATGTACCAGGTGTGTttccctcagcctgtccccagACTGCCACCACTGTGTGCTGGTCACTCTCACATCTGGCCTGTGGGGTTCTGTCCATGCTGGCATGGTCTGTTCACCTGCCTGGCCCCAGGTGCACCATAAAGCAACCCTTGCTGGCAGAACTAACATGAAAGCACAAATGTTAGTGTACATCAGATGGATTTGCCTTCCTGCTCTTTCTTGTGGGTCATGAGGTGAGGAaacctggcagctctgcagagctgtgatctGACACTTTGTTATCACGTAGTACTTGGTCGTTTGCTTTTAGCACTTCCTCCCTTCCTGTgctctttcctgtctttttctgcACCAAAGAAATGGTGTCTGTGTAAATACAGAAACAGTGATTTATTCAAAGTCCTTTTATAATTAGAATActacaatatttttaatgaaatcttaTTGTCTAATGCGGGGGAAAGGCTTTCTGTTATGTCACAGCCATGTCTCAGTGGCTGTCAACACAACAGCCTATTTGCCCCCAAAGAGGAGCTCCTTGATGTCCTGGAAATGCCTCTTCAGTTGTAGGGTCAAGTGTTTGCCAGGTTTTTTATGTGCACATGGGGCTTTTGATGAGACCCAAAAGCAGGTCCTTGAAACTAAACCTGAGACGATTGTCCTGAAGGAATCTTTACTTTGCTGCCCTGTGATCTAGATTTCTAGAGCTGTCCCTCTGCACTCAGACTGGCTGGGTACCTCAGGGGAATGGTGAAGTCCCTTCCATGCCCTGAGGAGCtgcccaggacagagcagcaggcTGTCCAgtgctcctgggctgtgcagagctgctccctgacCCTGACTTTTGAGGAGTGTTAGCTGAGAGGTGGAGCTTAGACTCTGGAACTGTTCTAACTGGGGCAGAAGGAGAAGCAGTCATGCTTCTGACACAGATAAAACGTGGTTAGCAACTCCCCTGCCACGATGTGTGGATGCTGTGGTCAGGTTCTCCTGGGAAATGGTGGCCTGAGGACTATGACAGAGCAGGAATTATATTTCTGGTTCAGTCCTGATGGTCTTTGTTAACTGAACCCAGCTCCACTGTGTTGGGGGCTGATCTTCCAAAGGATTGTACAGAAGCCCCAGGTATAAAACCTGTATCCACTGCCCTCTCACTTCTCCTGCAAAGCCAGCTGGGTGATGCTGCCAGAAAAGAGCTCAGCTTGCACCTAGTGCTTTGTGTGCTTGTTCCCCAAGTGATAACTGCAAGTCCAGCTTGCCTTCTCTCATCCTAACCTCCAGACCTGCATTTGTGTTCcattcctccttcctctgaGATCACAGGAGCTGTCTTGAGTGTGGGGTTAAATCTCACATGTTTCATGTTTGTGCAATATGAACTGTCTCATATTTctatacttaaaatatttccctaaGCATCAGTCCATAcattacaaatataaataaagctgCAACAACAAAATCACTTGACccactgggttttgttttcctctgaatgCAAGCTACTTTCTGCTTCAGCACTCACTTTGTCTTGGGTGTCTCTTGTGTGTGCAGCTCCTTCGTCTCTTTGGgatttgtgttggttttgttccagttctttctgtgtttttttttagttttggcCCTCCCACATTATGTTTTCCTGAGACTATGGGCAAGAATTAGACAGTTGtttaaaaccttatttttcCCACTCTGCTGGTTCATCCAGTGTTGGAATCCAGCCAGCTGCTTTTAGAAGCACTGTTAGCTCAGGCTCTTGGGAAAAGGCAGGAGCTGTCAGTACTTTCTAATCAAACTGGGAAGCTGCAGTGGAAGACCCAAACCTGTGGGTCAAAAAAGACTTTTTTGAAAGGGCAGGGGTGCAAGTAGGGTTCTTCTTTATTGTGACATGGACAGACCCCAAAACAATTGTGGTAGTTTTTTTGCTGAAGTAAAATTTAGAGcaggatttctattttttcctcacataaGTTGCAGTCTAATTCCAAGTAAAATAATTGTGGGTAAGGTCCATGTCTCACTCATCAGTAGCAGAGCTCACATATTTGGGGGTGCCAGGACTTCAGCTCTAAGCTTTTCAGACTGGGAGTGTCTGGATAAGAATTGAGCCCGTTTCATTTTGTAGCCACAGTTCTGTCTCTGAAATTGCCCCAATCCTCACCAGGCCCAAGAGGTTTCAGGACCAGCCCTTAAGGGGGGAGTGTCTTAGGGAAGGCCAATACCACACGACTTAAAATGATTGCATGAACACAGACCTTAcatccagcattttttttgccattttcttaATGCTTTGCTTCTGTCTTGCTCCCTCCACCCTTTCTATCCCTCCCCTCTTCTGTCACCCCACCTGCTTTCTCCTCACTGGGGTTGTTTGTTCTGGAAAGCTACAGTCTGTGTGACAGCAATGATCTCCCACTCTGCGAAGCCTACTGGAGACAAGACTTTGCCACGCTGTCCCCCGAGAGCCTGTCGATGTCTctggcagctgccacagcagagcagagcgTCGCCACCTCGCAGAGTTCCACCCCATCGCACCCGCACGTGAACGGGCACGGGGCGGGCCCCGCCGAGCATTCCTGAAGAGGATCCTCTGCTGCCGGCACGGCTCATCCAGGGATGGCCCTGCCACGGCACCGCACTGCTGCAAgtcttcctcctgctgtgctcagcaagctgctcctgctgtcgggggctgtgctggcagcgtcctgctccctgcatggctgccctgctccctccacaCCAGGACCTTGCCAGGAGTGTTCTTGTCCCTTAAGAGATAGACATATGTAGACACAAAGTGAATCTCGTTATAACAAATTAGAGTCAGGTTTGCTTTAATGTGATAGTTAAGTGTAGAGTTCATTAGAAGTCCAGTTTGTTTCCGTATGAGTGTTGGGAGTTGAATTTCTTTGGGATAAACTTGAGCCAAATGTGGGGACAGTGAGTGTGTTGGGGTTTTTACTCTGCTTCCCAAAGTTACTGACATTCTGGTCGCTTTAAAGCTCTCTCAGGATGGCATCTGACAACCTCTGGTCTACTGTAAAGAGTCTTATAGTATTTTTACACAACAGTCTTCACTGTCAAAATGCTTTACAAACTTGAACTCTTGATTGGGAAGGAGGATCCCAGGAGACCCTTATGGAAGAGCAGTGTTTCCCCCTTGGAAGAGGGACAGGGATCAGACTGAGGGATCAATGACACCACTTGCTCAAAGCCACAAAGAGAAGCAGTGTCATGCTTTAGTCAGTTGATGCCTTCCTCAGTGTTTACACAGAAATTCCTGTTACTATAGTCTGAGATAACATGGAGCCTCTGATTATGCTGgcttttagttttgtttaatgagaaaaatcttGAGAGCAGTGAGGGATACTCAGTTACTCTCAGTTTCCTTCCAAGGAAACACATTTGGTGCTTGGTCTGCAGCtgttcagcagctcagcacatcTTCTGTCCTTTCCTTTTGTGGTGGCTCTGCCTTGGCTCGAGCTGTGCAGCTGAAAGAGAGATGCCACTGAACACTGTTACCACAGCTCGGTGTCACCACAGAGCCACCAGTGCATTCCAACAACAGGGCTGAGCTTCCCCATCTTTCTGCTGTAATGTCTCATTTCCTAGGATGTGAATTTTGCTAttggtttttgatttttcttccattccatttatttttgtaactagGTGAtttaataaaactgttttgtATAATTTGTAAGGCGTGTGTTTTCAGCCACGAGGCTCTGTGAAAGTGTCACAATTAGGAGCATGCACATTCGAGGAGGGGATGAGCATTGTCTTGCAGGCTGTGAAGAAAACCCTGTTCCCCGCAGCTGTTCCTGTCCAGGGGCTGCAGAAACCATCACCAAACTCGCCCGTGCTCTGGGGACCTCACCCCTGTGCAGCGGGGAGCTCGGTTTTATCCTCCAGTAAAGGGAGGTTTGGCAAAGAAAGGTTTGGGACCTGCGGCGGAGGCGAGCGGGGGCTGCCTGCGGGGAGATGTCTGGAAGAAGCGGAGGTCGCAGCCCCCCAGGAGAGCCCCGAGCACCTTTGGTGTGACTGTGACCGTGCAGAGCCCGCGGAGCTCCGGCGGGGGCGGCTCCGGGCGCCGCGCTGCCGTCACTTCCCGGGCGGTGCCCTGCAGCCATCACTTCCTGCCGGGGGCTCCACGAGCGGGGACTGGGCCTCTTTGGGACCCGGCACTGAGCCTCCGGGACCCGGGACTGAGCATCCGGGACCCGGGACTGAGCCTCCGGGACCCGGGACTGCTCCTCCGGTACCCGGGACTGCTCCTCCGGTACCCGGGACTGCTCCTCCGAGACCCGGGGCTGCTCCTCTCGGATCCGGGGCTGCTCCTCCGGGACCCGGGACTGCTCCTCCGGGACCCGGGGCTGCTCCTCTGAGACCCGGGGCTGCTCCTCTGAGACCCGGGACTGCTCCTCCGGGACCCGGGACTGCTCCTCCGGGACCCGGGACTGCTCCTCCGAGACCGGGGCTGCTCCTTCGGGACCCGGGACTGCTCCTCCGAGACCCGGGGCTGCTCCTCTCGGACCCGGGGCTGCTCCTCCGGGACCCGGGGCTGCTCCTCTGAGACCCAGGACTGCTCCTCCGGGACCCGGGACTGCTCCTCTCGGATCCGGGGCTGCTCCTCCGGGACCCTGGGTGGCAATGGCCAGCCTGGCCGAGCAGGACTCCTACCTGCAGGGTTTGGCCAGGAGGGCCGGCGTGCAGCACGCCCCGGAGTCGCGGAAGAGGAAATTCGGTACTGGAGCTGTAACGCTTGGGTTCTGTCCTTTCCGGCCCATTTGTGGGAGGCTGGGTACGACAGCCGAGCCCCCATGGGGTGCTTGGCTCGGGATTTTGTTTATAACAAAAAAGCAATCTCCTGAAACACGGAGCTCCCGAGCACGTTGTACTGAGAGCCGTGGAAATCAATGGTCTCCATTCGCTGTGGTGATGGATGTGGAGAGCTAGGGTTTTATGGAAGTTTGTGAGGATGTTTGgtctatttaaataaattctaaaatgtgtaatttttgaACATTAAGATATGTCATTGCCATGCTGGAACTTTAGTGTTCAGTAATAACTGAGTGTTATGAGGGGGAATGTAGCATTGTCCTCTttcatgtaatttatttttgccttctaGTGTCTAAGCCAGGCCAGCCCGAGAATGCTGGCAGACAGGtcaagaaactgaagaaaaagaagcccAGGAAACAAACTGAGAAGAAGAATGCTCCTTCAGCCAAACAGGTGGTTTCTAACACCAGTAAACCCACTCCAGGACAGAAAGCAGCCCCTCAAGCCAGCAAATCATCTCCACAGGGGGGTACACAGAACACAAAGGAGAGTTTGGCTGCAGGTAAGAATTCCAGCTTTGCTGTGGTCTGAGTAAAGTGACCTGGGCTGAACTGGCTGCTTTTCACTTGCTTCACACAAGTCTAGTTTGGAAAGCCTGAATTGAGAAGATCTTTGCTAATTTGCTTATGCCCCAGAAGCTTTTCCCTATGGACAGGGATTTGTGCCATCACCACTGGGTGGCTCTCTGGAAACGCTGTTTAACTGAGCTGCAGAGGTTTTGTGCATGTGAGGAACTCCGGGAATTACCTGTGGATGCAATCCCTGTCCTACCagctcagtttttctttatgACTATGAAAAGTCAGATCTCAGAGAAAAGATGTCCTGAGCCTCTCTGTTTCACAAGCTTGGTACTTGTCTTTGGCTtgccaggcagccccagggcaTGCCAGGCCACTGCTGGCAGTATTGAATGACAAAAGGGGAAATTCTAAAGAAACCAATGAAACAGAAACTCTGGGTTTATTTGGATTTTCCATTCCATTCACAGCATCTAAAGAGTTCCCAGAGTTTTTCCCATAGCCAGAGAAAGTGCTACTGTTTAGCTGGTGCTgctttttaagtatttttattttctccctctcGTTTTCAGGAAGTAAAAGTGAACTGAGTTCCCCTTCTGTTTCTGCAATCAGTCTGTTGCGTCAGAGACTCCACGAGAAGATTAAAAAGGCTTCTGGACAGGTATAGAGACCCTGAATGTGTATCCATATCTGTGTTTATACACTTGAAGTTATCCCCAGCCTCCCAGGGCATGTGGGGACAGGATCTCACAGGCTCAGGGTTTGAGCTGATTCCATTTCATAAGGAGCTGCCTGTAGATATTGCCAGGTGACCTGGTGTTCTGTGGAAAAACCTGTGAGAAAAGATGGGGTCAGCTTCAAAAAGAACATGCCTTTGGTGATTTTTAGGAAAAAGCCAAATAGTGAGAGCCTGaaagggagcagctccaggctgttgAGGGAATGCAAAGGCTTTGAAATGTTCCTGTGTTTAGTGTCTCTAACAGCTGAGTTACAGCTTCATGTCACAGGTGGTGCATCTTAGGAGGAATTTAAAATCAGGAACTTGGGGAGACTTCTAATTCTGCTTGAACTCTTTAAGGCTTCTCAGTCATGTCCATCCTTCTCCTTAGGATAATGCCAAAGAGTTAACCCCTGCAGTCCTGGAGAAGAGGCAGCGAAGGAAgtatgagagagagagaaagaaacgCCGGCGAAAAGAGTTGAAGATGAAGgcaaaaatggagaagaaagaaagtgaggaggtgccagcagagccagaaaagaaaaaggagagcaaAGCTGAGATTGTCTTCAACAGGGTTGAAGTTCATGAAGAGAATGAGCTGAACAAGAtccagaagaagaaagagaagaggaaagcgGTGAAAGGCAATATCACTCCTATGACAGGCAAGAACTacaagcagctgctgagcaggctggagatcaggaaGAACAAACTGGAGGAGCTCAAGGAGAAGGATGAGAAGAAAGCTCAGGAGCTGGAGACCAAGATAAAATGGACAAATGCTCTCTATAAGGCAGAAGGGGTGAAGATCCGTGACGACGAGGAGCGTCTGAAGGAGGCCCTGAAGCGCAAGGAGAAGCGGAAAGCCCAGCGCAAGAGGCAGTGGGAGGAACggactgtgagggtggtggaAAAGATGCAGCAGCGGCAGGATAAGCGCCAGAAGAACAtccagaagaagaagaaggagaagataGAGAAGAAGAAAGCCAGGGCTCGGAAGAAGGGCCGAGTTCTGCCAGAGGACTTGAAAAAAGCTGGGTTAAAGTGAGAGTGATGCCGATGTCCTGGCACTGGGGTTCCAGGGTGGGGTGTCTGTGTTACTGTTCCAGGCTGTGGGGCAGGCACTGACACAGCTTCCCAGCCTCATCATACTGAAAAAACAGTTGtatgtttattaataaatttttctaTCCTAAAGACACACCTTCTGGCTGATTTCTAATAGGAATTATTATTTCTCTAAAGGGGATATGTCACTTGCTGTCACCTCCTCTGATGGGCAGCACAGTGTCTTCTTTCCAtcccctgggaatggggaagaggaaaaaaaag comes from the Parus major isolate Abel chromosome 17, Parus_major1.1, whole genome shotgun sequence genome and includes:
- the MED22 gene encoding mediator of RNA polymerase II transcription subunit 22 isoform X3; translated protein: MGGAGAGAGAGRGGAAMAQPRVLPQSKETLLQSYNKRLKDDVKSIMDNFTEIIKTAKIEDETQVSRATQGEQDNYEMHVRAANIVRAGESLMKLVSDLKQFLILNDFPSVNEAINQRNQQLRSLQEECDKKLIALRDEISIDLYELEEEYYSSRMLNACNPS
- the MED22 gene encoding mediator of RNA polymerase II transcription subunit 22 isoform X4, translating into MGGAGAGAGAGRGGAAMAQPRVLPQSKETLLQSYNKRLKDDVKSIMDNFTEIIKTAKIEDETQVSRATQGEQDNYEMHVRAANIVRAGESLMKLVSDLKQFLILNDFPSVNEAINQRNQQLRSLQEECDKKLIALRDEISIDLYELEEEYYSSRYK
- the MED22 gene encoding mediator of RNA polymerase II transcription subunit 22 isoform X1 yields the protein MGGAGAGAGAGRGGAAMAQPRVLPQSKETLLQSYNKRLKDDVKSIMDNFTEIIKTAKIEDETQVSRATQGEQDNYEMHVRAANIVRAGESLMKLVSDLKQFLILNDFPSVNEAINQRNQQLRSLQEECDKKLIALRDEISIDLYELEEEYYSSSYSLCDSNDLPLCEAYWRQDFATLSPESLSMSLAAATAEQSVATSQSSTPSHPHVNGHGAGPAEHS
- the MED22 gene encoding mediator of RNA polymerase II transcription subunit 22 isoform X2 encodes the protein MGGAGAGAGAGRGGAAMAQPRVLPQSKETLLQSYNKRLKDDVKSIMDNFTEIIKTAKIEDETQVSRATQGEQDNYEMHVRAANIVRAGESLMKLVSDLKQFLILNDFPSVNEAINQRNQQLRSLQEECDKKLIALRDEISIDLYELEEEYYSSSLCDSNDLPLCEAYWRQDFATLSPESLSMSLAAATAEQSVATSQSSTPSHPHVNGHGAGPAEHS
- the MED22 gene encoding mediator of RNA polymerase II transcription subunit 22 isoform X5; this encodes MHVRAANIVRAGESLMKLVSDLKQFLILNDFPSVNEAINQRNQQLRSLQEECDKKLIALRDEISIDLYELEEEYYSSSYSLCDSNDLPLCEAYWRQDFATLSPESLSMSLAAATAEQSVATSQSSTPSHPHVNGHGAGPAEHS
- the SURF6 gene encoding surfeit locus protein 6, coding for MASLAEQDSYLQGLARRAGVQHAPESRKRKFVSKPGQPENAGRQVKKLKKKKPRKQTEKKNAPSAKQVVSNTSKPTPGQKAAPQASKSSPQGGTQNTKESLAAGSKSELSSPSVSAISLLRQRLHEKIKKASGQDNAKELTPAVLEKRQRRKYERERKKRRRKELKMKAKMEKKESEEVPAEPEKKKESKAEIVFNRVEVHEENELNKIQKKKEKRKAVKGNITPMTGKNYKQLLSRLEIRKNKLEELKEKDEKKAQELETKIKWTNALYKAEGVKIRDDEERLKEALKRKEKRKAQRKRQWEERTVRVVEKMQQRQDKRQKNIQKKKKEKIEKKKARARKKGRVLPEDLKKAGLK